A portion of the Lolium rigidum isolate FL_2022 chromosome 1, APGP_CSIRO_Lrig_0.1, whole genome shotgun sequence genome contains these proteins:
- the LOC124684153 gene encoding F-box/FBD/LRR-repeat protein At5g56420-like produces the protein MHTVLLAGFPGSSTESNNVLAHKAEEKDRLTMLTDDVLLHILGRVDLATAARTSTLSKQWRNLPWLLPELNLHVTDFLCPDDHVEVAQQMDQAMASLTKATKSFLAQPHLTYDTVARLSLKLYMTVNYNYKYDIGLLVSDAIDNGMVKELDLAILDKKEYCKIKDKLQRARDVEGFFSEYPSMIRCLARLHLQNVCFAEWDISHLLFDCSKQLQHLSLDNCDAGKWSIWQINAPNSNIRILEFRVTWMKRLEVLCLPKLERLHFKNWLYHEPPLSFGSVSSLKELLLLCPATIDHRDFSLSQVLCGATNLHTLTLNFQGEKVI, from the exons ATGCACACTGTGTTGTTGGCAGGATTCCCAGGTTCATCCACTGAGTCAAATAATGTTCTCGCCCAT AAAGCAGAGGAGAAAGATAGGCTCACCATGCTCACTGATGATGTTTTACTGCACATCTTAGGGAGAGTCGACCTTGCTACGGCAGCAAGGACGAGCACTCTGTCAAAGCAGTGGAGAAACTTGCCTTGGTTGCTTCCTGAGCTCAACCTTCACGTTACGGATTTTCTCTGCCCAGATGACCATGTTGAGGTTGCACAACAGATGGATCAAGCAATGGCGTCCCTCACCAAAGCCACTAAGAGTTTCTTGGCTCAACCCCACCTCACATACGACACCGTCGCGAGACTATCTCTTAAGTTATACATGACCGTCAACTACAACTACAAGTATGACATTGGCCTGCTAGTTAGTGACGCCATTGACAATGGGATGGTAAAAGAACTGGACCTTGCTATTCTTGACAAGAAGGAATACTGTAAAATCAAGGATAAGCTACAACGAGCGCGGGATGTGGAGGGGTTTTTCAGTGAATATCCTAGTATGATTCGTTGCCTTGCAAGGCTCCATCTACAAAATGTGTGCTTTGCCGAGTGGGATATAAGTCACCTTTTATTTGACTGCTCCAAGCAACTGCAGCATCTTAGTCTGGACAATTGTGATGCCGGGAAATGGTCGATATGGCAGATAAATGCGCCGAATTCGAATATCAGAATTCTCGAATTCCGTGTAACCTGGATGAAAAGACTTGAGGTGCTATGCCTTCCTAAACTCGAGAGGCTCCATTTCAAGAATTGGTTGTATCATGAGCCCCCCTTGAGTTTTGGTTCTGTCTCATCTCTTAAGGAATTGTTGCTCCTATGTCCTGCAACTATTGATCACAGAGACTTTAGTTTAAGCCAGGTTCTATGTGGTGCCACGAACTTGCATACCCTAACCTTAAACTTCCAAGGAGAAAAGGTAATTTGA